Proteins encoded by one window of Dermochelys coriacea isolate rDerCor1 chromosome 13, rDerCor1.pri.v4, whole genome shotgun sequence:
- the PMEPA1 gene encoding protein TMEPAI isoform X3, whose translation MMVMVVVITCLLNHYKLSARSFINRHSQGRRRDENLSSEGSLWPSESTVSGNGVTEQQIYTPRPTDRLSVPSFLQRDRFNRFQPTYPYMQHEIDLPPTISLSDGEEPPPYQGPCTLQLRDPEQQMELNRESVRAPPNRTIFDSDLIDNSVFGGPCPPSSNSGISATCYGSNGRMEGPPPTYSEVIGHYPGSTFFQHQQNNNGIPSILEGSRLHHSQINGLESTTAWNKDKEKQKGHPF comes from the exons ATGATGGTGATGGTGGTCGTTATCACATGTCTGCTGAACCACTACAAACTCTCTGCACGATCCTTCATCAACCGGCACAGTCAAGGAAGACGGAGAGATGAGAACCTATCTTCA GAAGGAAGTCTGTGGCCTTCAGAAAGCACAGTGTCAGGAAATGGAGTAACAGAG CAGCAAATCTACACTCCAAGACCCACAGACAGACTATCAGTTCCATCCTTTTTGCAGAGGGACCGTTTTAATAGATTCCAGCCAACGTACCCCTACATGCAACACGAGATTGATCTCCCACCCACCATCTCCCTATCAGATGGAGAGGAGCCGCCCCCTTACCAGGGACCCTGCACACTACAACTCCGAGATCCAGAGCAGCAAATGGAACTAAACAGAGAATCGGTCCGGGCCCCTCCCAATAGAACCATCTTCGACAGTGACTTGATAGATAATTCAGTTTTCGGAGGGCCTTGCCCACCCAGCAGTAACTCTGGCATCAGTGCGACCTGCTATGGAAGCAATGGTAGAATGGAAGGACCGCCACCGACCTACAGTGAGGTGATAGGTCACTATCCGGGATCTACGTTTTTCCAGCACCAGCAGAACAACAATGGCATACCCTCGATACTGGAGGGCAGTAGACTCCACCATTCACAAATCAATGGCCTTGAGAGCACAACCGCATGGAACAAAgataaagagaaacaaaaagggcaccccttttaa